In a genomic window of Candidatus Zymogenaceae bacterium:
- a CDS encoding HEAT repeat domain-containing protein encodes MEDRRRYILSLALILVVSLTFSLFCIHYYRSQDDTAEGESPHETAIERESPDESTGTDDQLMFEMEDIDAGMISSLIEELDDEDIDVQKGAREKLIKIGEPAVPALIDVLDSDNIRVRINAMEALREIGDLRAVEPIIDLLHDEDQFVRESAVEALMEIDEARTRGLLVKRMDDPNGEVRYYALLAFIELDDPGVLEMLKTALYDEDTQVRDLAVDVLEEIDDVSEKKILEEKTELDESGEEETKDEHRELDDERKYLLVKTLSRATPYEERMEAKEDLEKLGGIDAELLIEVLNHQNRSLRETMVERLTQIGEPAVEPLIDALNDVDDHRRAEAAKALGLIGDPRAADSLADAMYDMDAEVRENAIIALGKIGDPRAVKPLVVMLNDANWLTVRELFGILIQMGDPALPALIDLLKHDESYIREYAAKSLGKTGDPRAVEPLLEALEDESFQVRESTAEALGKMGDPRAVEPLFEALEDRNSTVRESAVKALGEIGDPRVAVPLIELVDEKDASIKRHLYELVRKINGYDIDRRSILPERSLRENTLRALDYEYEYVRVEAILVLGKLGDPRAYDSLVEALNDEKELIRYTAMTALAEFGDPRAVDLLKDARDKMMKENPPSPFDLP; translated from the coding sequence ATGGAGGACAGAAGAAGATACATACTATCGCTGGCGTTGATACTCGTCGTATCGCTCACATTTTCGTTGTTCTGCATCCACTATTATAGAAGCCAGGATGATACGGCAGAGGGCGAAAGTCCCCATGAAACAGCGATTGAGAGAGAAAGTCCTGATGAATCAACGGGAACGGACGATCAACTTATGTTTGAGATGGAGGATATCGATGCCGGGATGATATCGTCGCTCATCGAGGAATTGGATGATGAAGATATTGATGTTCAGAAGGGGGCCAGAGAAAAGCTGATTAAGATCGGCGAACCGGCGGTTCCCGCGCTCATCGACGTGCTGGATTCCGATAACATACGGGTAAGGATCAATGCGATGGAAGCATTGAGGGAGATCGGCGATCTGAGGGCCGTGGAGCCGATTATCGACCTGCTTCACGATGAAGACCAGTTTGTTCGTGAAAGCGCCGTGGAGGCGTTGATGGAAATCGATGAGGCCCGGACCCGGGGATTGCTTGTGAAAAGGATGGACGATCCGAATGGAGAAGTCAGGTATTATGCGCTGCTTGCGTTTATTGAGTTAGATGATCCCGGTGTTTTAGAGATGCTGAAAACCGCATTGTACGATGAAGATACACAAGTGAGGGATCTTGCGGTTGATGTGCTGGAGGAAATCGATGATGTGTCGGAAAAGAAGATCCTTGAGGAAAAGACGGAGTTGGATGAATCCGGTGAAGAAGAAACGAAAGATGAACACAGAGAACTCGATGACGAGAGAAAATACCTGCTTGTGAAAACACTATCGAGAGCCACGCCGTATGAGGAAAGGATGGAAGCCAAAGAGGATCTCGAAAAGCTCGGCGGGATTGACGCGGAATTACTCATCGAGGTGCTGAATCACCAGAATCGGTCTCTGAGAGAAACCATGGTAGAGAGACTGACGCAGATCGGAGAGCCGGCGGTGGAGCCGCTTATCGATGCGTTGAATGATGTCGATGATCACAGGAGGGCGGAAGCCGCGAAAGCTCTCGGGTTGATCGGTGATCCCCGAGCCGCAGATTCTCTTGCCGATGCGATGTACGATATGGATGCGGAGGTTCGTGAAAACGCGATAATCGCCCTGGGGAAAATCGGCGATCCCCGGGCGGTGAAACCGCTGGTTGTGATGCTAAACGATGCTAACTGGTTGACGGTACGGGAGCTTTTCGGCATATTGATACAAATGGGTGATCCAGCTCTCCCCGCTTTAATTGATTTATTGAAGCATGATGAGTCATATATAAGAGAATATGCCGCAAAATCCCTCGGAAAGACCGGTGATCCCCGGGCCGTTGAGCCGCTCCTTGAGGCGTTGGAGGACGAAAGCTTCCAGGTTCGAGAAAGTACCGCGGAAGCTCTGGGGAAGATGGGCGATCCCCGGGCGGTGGAGCCGCTTTTTGAAGCATTGGAGGATAGAAATTCTACGGTTCGAGAGAGCGCCGTTAAAGCTCTGGGTGAAATCGGCGATCCCCGGGTGGCGGTGCCCCTGATAGAACTTGTTGATGAGAAAGATGCGAGCATAAAAAGACATCTGTATGAGCTGGTGCGTAAAATAAATGGTTACGATATTGATAGGAGGTCAATCCTCCCTGAGAGATCGCTGAGAGAAAATACGCTTCGTGCACTGGATTATGAGTATGAGTATGTCCGGGTGGAGGCCATTCTTGTGCTGGGCAAGCTCGGTGATCCCCGGGCGTATGATTCACTTGTCGAGGCGTTGAACGACGAGAAAGAACTTATACGATACACCGCCATGACGGCGCTGGCGGAGTTCGGAGATCCGAGGGCCGTCGATCTGTTGAAGGACGCCAGGGACAAGATGATGAAGGAAAATCCCCCGAGTCCGTTCGATCTTCCATAG